The Strigops habroptila isolate Jane chromosome 20, bStrHab1.2.pri, whole genome shotgun sequence genome segment AGAGCCTGGGGAGCAAAGAGCCATTAACCCCATAGAGAGCTCATAGAACAGCACCGAGCTCACCACCAAGTCCCCCAACGTGCCAGAGCGCTGCAGCGCCGACCCCACACACAGGGCACGGGGGGGGGCCCTCGGCCACCCCACGGgaccccctcctgcccccaggcTCTGCCCGACGGGGGCCGGCTGCGGCCTCCCGCGGCCTGCGCTAGGCCCCTCCCCGTGCTCGGGTCTCCTCGCTGGTCCCCACCACCGCTgaaggggagggatggagggagggaacGGGGGGGTTTCGCCGTCCCGGCGGCCCGAGCCCGGTGTCTCACCGTAGGGCTGCCCGCCCAGCTCGTACTGCTGCATGCGGTACACGGTGAACTCGTGCGCGGCctcggcggcgggcggcgggccgagcagcagcagcagcacggcGGGCACGAAGAGCAGGAAGCTCAGCGGCAGGCACGAGGCCTTCAGCACCGACTCCAGCACCTCGCCCGCCTCCTCCAGCATCGCCGCGGCACCGGCacccggccccgccgctgcggCCCGCTCCACCGGACACGCACGGCACGTTCGCGGCACGCACCGCCCCGCGGGCTGCTGGGAGATGTAGTTCGCGGGGGGAGGGTTAGTGCCGCAAGGGACGCTGGGAGATGTAGTCGCCGCCGTTCGTGCTCCCGTCGGGGCTGCAGGGGGCGCTCCGACGAGCGGACAGCGGCCCCTCCTCCCACCGAGCAGGGTCCCCCCCCCACCGGGCAGGGTCACACACACATACGGGGCAGGTCCCCCCCACACCGGGCAGGGTCCCCCCACACCAGGCAGGTCCCCCCCCCACGGGGCaggtccccccccccccgacgGGGCAGGGTACGCCCACACACCGGGCAGGTCCCCCCCACACCGGGCAgggtcacacacacacacggggCAGGTCCCCCCCACACCGGGCAGGTCCCCCCCACACGGGGCAGGTCCCCCCCCCACACGGGGCAGGGTACCCCCAACACTGAGTAGGGTCCTCCCCACACCGAACAGGGTCCCCCCTCACCGGGCAGCGCCGCCCCCCAACCGAGCAGCCCCCCGCCTACCGGACAGCGCCCCCCTCACACCGGGCAGGGCTCCCCCCACACCGGACAGCGCCCCCCCACACCGGGCATCGCCCTGTTGCTCCCACCCGGTCGGGCATGGAGGGGGCCGCCAGTGCCGGTccccccggcgcggccccgcgggCCATGCAATGAGCACTCGGTCGGGGCTGTTCCAGCAGCTCCGTTTATTGAGGAGCCCCGGGAGCTGCCCCGCGGAGGCTCCGGTCTCCGTACGCGGCTCTGGGCCGGCACCGGCTGTGGgaatggggaagaggagagcGGGAATGCGAGGCATGAGCCAGGCTCTGTCCGACCCTGGGGCTGGTTTGGAGCTTCCCATGTGTCCCACAGGCTCCCAAAGCAAAGGGCTCCAAGCTGGGGCAAAGCCGCCCTGGAGCAGGTCCCCCGCAGCCGTGTCCATGCCCTTTGGCAGCTCCTTCCTGCCCGTGGAGCTGCAGGAACTCGGGATCTCTTGTGCTACCAGCACATGGAAGGGGCAGAGGTGTTCAATGGGGCATGAGGGGATCCGTGTGTGACTGGTGTGAGCTGCGCCTCCTGAGGTaccttctctgcttcttccagccTTGGAACATCTCCTGTGTGACCCCCTTCTCCAGACATTGCAGAACATGCTGGGCTCAGAcccccccatcccattcccCAGCGGTTCCCAGAGGAGCCTGTGGCCGCTCCACCCCACTCCGGTCCCTGAGTGATGACTCTTGAAGTGATTCCTGTTGCAAACACTGCTTTGGGGAAGGTTTCTGCCAGGATCATCCCCAGAACAGGGTCCATTTACAACCCGGCAGAGAGATGTGCCCGTATCCTTCACTCCCACCCCAGGAGCACCCTCACTGAAGCCATACCCCAGGCTGAAGCCATCGGAAAGCCAACAACTGGGATGGAGCCGCGCTTGGTCACTTGGGCCAGGCCaggcccagcagcaggaggtccTGGTGGGCTGTGGGGCACCTCCTGCTCGCCCTCAGAGGCTGGGGAGGTTGCTCATCATGCTGGAGTTGCTGGAGAGCGGAGCCCGGGGCCGGGCGCTGGCGGCGCTGCGGAAGCTCTCCCGGTACCGCAGGGAGCTCTCAGTGGATGAACCTGAGTTGATGTCAGTGATGACCAAGCATGTCCCGGGCTCGCAAAGCCCAAGGcggacacagcagcagcacaggaggctCCCCACGGCGCGGCGAACCTCCACGCTGCGCAGGGAGTAAATGATGGGGTTCACCCCCGAGTTCAGCATGGCCAGAGCCAAGGTCCAGTCCAGGCTGCGGAGGTGGGCGCAGGTCCGGGTCTCGCAGAAGACATCCAAGAGCAGCAGGACGAAGAGGGGGCTCCAGCAGATGATGAAGGCCCCCAGGATCATCAGCACGGTCTTAAGCAAGCGCAGGGACCGCTTGCGGCTGTGCCTCGAGCTGGTTTGCCTCGAGCTGGCCTGGACCAACTGCAAGATGGAGATGTAGAGGCCGATGATCCCCAGGAGGATGATGCTGAACATGACCACGGAGAAAAGGATGTAGTTCTTGGAGTAGAGCGGCAGGAGGACAGAGCAGGCGCTCAAGTGGCACAGGCAGTTCCAGCCCAGCAGCGGGAGCAGCCCGATGATGAAGGCCAAGAGCCAGCAGGACACGATGAGGCCACGTAAGCGCCGGGTCTTGCTGGCTTCGTTCTCAGCTATGGGTCTCACCATGGCGCTGTAGCGCTCGATGGCTGTCACCAGCAAGCTGAAGGTGGAGGCGGCCAGCGCCATGAAGAGGGTTCCTTCCCGCAGGAACCAGAGCTGGGGGGAAAGCTGGAAGGTTTTCCTGCCCGAGAGGCAGAGGTTGCACAGGTAGGCAGCCCCGGCCAGCAGGTCGCTCAGCGTGATGCTGGCGATGCAGGAGTAGACCCAGCGGCGCGCTCGCAGGCACCGCAGGATGGCCAAGAACACCAGCAGGTTCTCCAGGATGATGATGCAGCTGATGATGACGAACGCTGTGCGGAGGAGCCCCATGCCCTCGTCCCCAGCCTGCCTGTTGCTCAGCTTGCCCGTGAAGTTGTAATGCTGCAGGACGATGTTCACGTTCCTCATGGcagccagctccaggcaggagcTTTTCCTGTCGAGCAGGTCAAGTCTGAGCTCGGGATACTGAGCAGAGCCAAGGGGAAGGGAGCGATTCGCCAACCAGCTCCACTCTGGACCATCCATCCTCTGAGCCTTGGGATGCACGAGGGAACAGGgcttgggagcagagcagagcctctGCTTGAGGGCTGGAGGCACCAGGAGGCTGTGGCTGGACCAGGCTGGTCCCAGCAGCTCTATACAGCGTGGAGATGCGAGCCAGAGCCCTGCCTGCCCGCAGCgctggaagggaaggggagaggagggtgaGATGTTTTGTAAGTCCAGGCATGAGCGTGGGCTTCCTGTTGTTTAGTGCAGTTTCCTGGTGCGAGGCACAGGACCGACATCGTCTCTAACATCGTCGGTTGTGGCTATTCTCAGTTTTGCTCTGGTTGGGAAGGTGGGATGGGAGTGAAATGATGTGTCAGGCCCCGCTTTGAGTCAGGGCGCGCTGGGTTGATGGGGTAACACCTCCATGGGGAGGGTCTGTGGGACTGCCCCACTAAGAGCACCCAGAGACACCAAGAGCTTTGCCTTTGGTGGCATTCAATTCACCCCTGAGCCTGGCAGGGAGCAACTGCCCCTTCACCAACTGCCCCTTCACCACCCATTCCCAGGTACATCCTTCCCCGCGCTCCTCATGGGCTCAGCTCCTCCCTCAGGACACATCCATCCACATCCTGCCCTGTCCATGCAGCAAGTCCAGGCAGCCCAGGGCAATAGgagccagccccacagcctcGACCAGCACCTCTCCAAGCACCCATCAGAGATGGATCAGGAGCTTCCCGCTGTCCAGAACAGGGAAGCAGAGGCAcaaagctgctgcctcttgcCTGGCGCTGCACCGGAGCCTGATGTGATGGAATGTCAATGTCTGTCA includes the following:
- the S1PR4 gene encoding sphingosine 1-phosphate receptor 4, yielding MDGPEWSWLANRSLPLGSAQYPELRLDLLDRKSSCLELAAMRNVNIVLQHYNFTGKLSNRQAGDEGMGLLRTAFVIISCIIILENLLVFLAILRCLRARRWVYSCIASITLSDLLAGAAYLCNLCLSGRKTFQLSPQLWFLREGTLFMALAASTFSLLVTAIERYSAMVRPIAENEASKTRRLRGLIVSCWLLAFIIGLLPLLGWNCLCHLSACSVLLPLYSKNYILFSVVMFSIILLGIIGLYISILQLVQASSRQTSSRHSRKRSLRLLKTVLMILGAFIICWSPLFVLLLLDVFCETRTCAHLRSLDWTLALAMLNSGVNPIIYSLRSVEVRRAVGSLLCCCCVRLGLCEPGTCLVITDINSGSSTESSLRYRESFRSAASARPRAPLSSNSSMMSNLPSL